The Scleropages formosus chromosome 11, fSclFor1.1, whole genome shotgun sequence genome window below encodes:
- the gldn gene encoding gliomedin isoform X2, translating to MLKLRPCAGQRGSVGRTGPGVPWGLRALLFGVSSLTLLAGAGLLLLLSQHTQLSGRLAQLEKRLQELSERSLVQLLTEASSDHDPDPDREVVGYQYSRDKRSQDQWPQEGLRRAEHEDMMMMMTYSMVPVRVLVDLCNSTKGICLTGPPGPPGLPGSDGIPGHNGTDGIPGPKGDPGVQGRRGKRGPTGEKGDSGEKGDVGSPGPPGPPGAPGEKGEPSNEAGLMGPPGPVGPPGSPGPAGPPGPPGLPGPPGPLRGKSNRVNEQQAQQSAGLFYAVPNDDILYGGTGKKEAGPQKPGCIIKSIVSLKNITKVDTTFGAWMQDSAVENDQRIWVAEHFSGRTVREYKDIESFENSSSDIIDVKKFFQGCGHIMRNGSIYYHIAGTFKIAKFHLQTEKLYTLSVENALYQNLVYLLNNSKTYFKLAVDENGLWLIFAASADETIMVAQLDEKTFSVVAYINTSYPRTKAGNAFIACGVLYVTDVKDMKVTYAFDLLKERPLSVSFDFRSSTGVLAMLSYSPRNKQLFAWDSGYVKTYKVHFLSD from the exons ATGCTGAAGCTGAGACCGTGTGCGGGGCAACGGGGGAGTGTAGGTCGGACCGGTCCTGGGGTGCCCTGGGGGCTGCGAGCTCTGCTATTTGGGGTGAGCTCACTGACCCTGCTCGCTGGAGCCgggctgctcctcctgctctcccAGCACACTCAGCTGTCTGGCCGCCTGGCCCAGCTGGAGAAGCGGCTACAGGAGCTCTCTGAGCGCTCGCTAGTGCAACTCCTCACCGAGGCATCTAGCGACCATGACCCCGACCCTGACCGCGAAGTGGTGGGGTACCAGTACTCCCGAGACAAGAGGAGCCAAGACCAGTGGCCTCAGGAGGGACTCCGCAGAGCTGAGCATgaggacatgatgatgatgatgacttaCTCCATGGTGCCG gtcAGAGTCTTAGTAGACCTCTGTAACAGCACAAAAGGCATCTGTTTAACAG GACCTCCTGGACCACCTG GTCTGCCTGGCTCTGATGGAATCCCGGGACACAATGGAACGGATGGAATCCCAGGGCCTAAGGGAGACCCAGGAGTCCAAGGAAGACGAGGGAAGAGAG gacccactggagaaaaGGGAGATTCAGGAGAAAAAGGGGATGTAGGAAGTCCTGGTCCACCTGGTCCCCCTGGTGCCCCTGGTGAGAAAGGAGAGCCCTCCAATGAAGCTGGTTTAATGG GTCCCCCAGGTCCAGTAGGACCTCCTGGAAGTCCTGGCCCTGCTGGTCCGCCTGGCCCTCCAGGCCTACCCGGGCCTCCGGGGCCCCTCAGGGGAAAGAGCAATCGGGTGAATGAGCAGCAGGCCCAGCAGTCTGCAG GGTTGTTTTATGCTGTCCCAAATGATGACATACTGTATGgaggaacaggaaaaaaagaagcaggacCTCAAAAACCtg GGTGCATAATTAAATCCATTGTTAGCTTGAAAAATATCACTAAAGTGGACACTACATTCGGGGCATGGATGCAGGATTCAGCAGTAGAAAATGACCAGCGCATCTGGGTGGCTGAGCACTTCTCAG GTCGAACAGTAAGGGAATATAAAGACATTGAATCCTTCGAGAACAGTAGCAGTGACATCATTGACGTAAAGAAGTTCTTTCAAGGCTGTGGTCATATCATGCGCAACGGCTCCATCTACTACCACATAGCTGGGACCTTCAAGATTGCTAA ATTTCACTTGCAAACCGAGAAATTATACACTCTCTCAGTCGAGAACGCCCTCTACCAGAACCTTGTCTATCTCCTCAACAACTCCAAGACCTACTTCAAATTAGCAGTGGATGAAAATGGCCTGTGGCTCATATTTGCAGCCAGTGCAGATGAAACCATCATGGTAGCACAACTGGATGAGAAGACCTTCTCTGTTGTCGCTTACATCAACACGTCATATCCCAGAACAAAGGCTGGGAATGCTTTCATAGCCTGTGGGGTGCTGTATGTTACTGATGTCAAAGACATGAAAGTGACATATGCCTTCGATCTGCTCAAAGAGAGACCCCTGAGTGTTAGTTTTGATTTTAGATCTTCCACAGGTGTCCTGGCCATGCTGTCCTATAGTCCGCGAAATAAACAATTGTTCGCTTGGGACAGCGGCTATGTGAAAACATACAAAGTACACTTTCTTTCTGATTAG
- the gldn gene encoding gliomedin isoform X1, with the protein MLKLRPCAGQRGSVGRTGPGVPWGLRALLFGVSSLTLLAGAGLLLLLSQHTQLSGRLAQLEKRLQELSERSLVQLLTEASSDHDPDPDREVVGYQYSRDKRSQDQWPQEGLRRAEHEDMMMMMTYSMVPVRVLVDLCNSTKGICLTGPPGPPGLPGSDGIPGHNGTDGIPGPKGDPGVQGRRGKRGPTGEKGDSGEKGDVGSPGPPGPPGAPGEKGEPSNEAGLMGPPGPVGPPGSPGPAGPPGPPGLPGPPGPLRGKSNRVNEQQAQQSAGLFYAVPNDDILYGGTGKKEAGPQKPAGCIIKSIVSLKNITKVDTTFGAWMQDSAVENDQRIWVAEHFSGRTVREYKDIESFENSSSDIIDVKKFFQGCGHIMRNGSIYYHIAGTFKIAKFHLQTEKLYTLSVENALYQNLVYLLNNSKTYFKLAVDENGLWLIFAASADETIMVAQLDEKTFSVVAYINTSYPRTKAGNAFIACGVLYVTDVKDMKVTYAFDLLKERPLSVSFDFRSSTGVLAMLSYSPRNKQLFAWDSGYVKTYKVHFLSD; encoded by the exons ATGCTGAAGCTGAGACCGTGTGCGGGGCAACGGGGGAGTGTAGGTCGGACCGGTCCTGGGGTGCCCTGGGGGCTGCGAGCTCTGCTATTTGGGGTGAGCTCACTGACCCTGCTCGCTGGAGCCgggctgctcctcctgctctcccAGCACACTCAGCTGTCTGGCCGCCTGGCCCAGCTGGAGAAGCGGCTACAGGAGCTCTCTGAGCGCTCGCTAGTGCAACTCCTCACCGAGGCATCTAGCGACCATGACCCCGACCCTGACCGCGAAGTGGTGGGGTACCAGTACTCCCGAGACAAGAGGAGCCAAGACCAGTGGCCTCAGGAGGGACTCCGCAGAGCTGAGCATgaggacatgatgatgatgatgacttaCTCCATGGTGCCG gtcAGAGTCTTAGTAGACCTCTGTAACAGCACAAAAGGCATCTGTTTAACAG GACCTCCTGGACCACCTG GTCTGCCTGGCTCTGATGGAATCCCGGGACACAATGGAACGGATGGAATCCCAGGGCCTAAGGGAGACCCAGGAGTCCAAGGAAGACGAGGGAAGAGAG gacccactggagaaaaGGGAGATTCAGGAGAAAAAGGGGATGTAGGAAGTCCTGGTCCACCTGGTCCCCCTGGTGCCCCTGGTGAGAAAGGAGAGCCCTCCAATGAAGCTGGTTTAATGG GTCCCCCAGGTCCAGTAGGACCTCCTGGAAGTCCTGGCCCTGCTGGTCCGCCTGGCCCTCCAGGCCTACCCGGGCCTCCGGGGCCCCTCAGGGGAAAGAGCAATCGGGTGAATGAGCAGCAGGCCCAGCAGTCTGCAG GGTTGTTTTATGCTGTCCCAAATGATGACATACTGTATGgaggaacaggaaaaaaagaagcaggacCTCAAAAACCtg CAGGGTGCATAATTAAATCCATTGTTAGCTTGAAAAATATCACTAAAGTGGACACTACATTCGGGGCATGGATGCAGGATTCAGCAGTAGAAAATGACCAGCGCATCTGGGTGGCTGAGCACTTCTCAG GTCGAACAGTAAGGGAATATAAAGACATTGAATCCTTCGAGAACAGTAGCAGTGACATCATTGACGTAAAGAAGTTCTTTCAAGGCTGTGGTCATATCATGCGCAACGGCTCCATCTACTACCACATAGCTGGGACCTTCAAGATTGCTAA ATTTCACTTGCAAACCGAGAAATTATACACTCTCTCAGTCGAGAACGCCCTCTACCAGAACCTTGTCTATCTCCTCAACAACTCCAAGACCTACTTCAAATTAGCAGTGGATGAAAATGGCCTGTGGCTCATATTTGCAGCCAGTGCAGATGAAACCATCATGGTAGCACAACTGGATGAGAAGACCTTCTCTGTTGTCGCTTACATCAACACGTCATATCCCAGAACAAAGGCTGGGAATGCTTTCATAGCCTGTGGGGTGCTGTATGTTACTGATGTCAAAGACATGAAAGTGACATATGCCTTCGATCTGCTCAAAGAGAGACCCCTGAGTGTTAGTTTTGATTTTAGATCTTCCACAGGTGTCCTGGCCATGCTGTCCTATAGTCCGCGAAATAAACAATTGTTCGCTTGGGACAGCGGCTATGTGAAAACATACAAAGTACACTTTCTTTCTGATTAG